From the genome of Miscanthus floridulus cultivar M001 chromosome 10, ASM1932011v1, whole genome shotgun sequence, one region includes:
- the LOC136490091 gene encoding uncharacterized protein yields MGSMSQKIKIFTEDEIASITSNYSTLIGKGGFGEVYRGVLDADNDLVAVKRCFRQDLRDEFMEEVNIHSMMNHNNVVKLIGYCVGESTLMLVTDYISNGNLDDILYRSDAPIPLDVRLGIAIGCAEALSYMHSMDSPSDNHIYHGDIKPANILLDDNLTTKVSDFGLSRFLFSGSTQFTTTLKGSMGYMDPVYFHEGCLTPRSDVYSFGIVLLELITRKRAKYGDVNLIPTFNKACAKGKGLKELFDAAIAEKDNMKVLKELWKLASQCLSLNIHTRPQMNEVAKCLRLLKKDLKTSPQSILATHSIWAKPYTQSSRPPSFTKKLSFLKGSTSYSKILSELYNVRTFTKEEINEVTHNYSYLLSGGTSSATEVYKGTLEDNTMVAVHKLIYEDSEEAFINGGMVVSKIAHKNIVKILGCCLESQTIAFLYEYVAKGSISDILGSQEDFPLDLRMRIAIKTAEALQYLHSSETGIIGHGSVSASTILLDNNFVPKLTEFSRACMLFKKSESTTGVISSSLLEKAVNNDPSRYGSVLMNLESDVYRFGGVLMALISRDKDTDHDDLLAKFTRAYETEKTGKALFDKDITAEEDIILLEELGRLALKCTILNADKIFMRPTMKEVADELQTIRRSWKERRTEAAAQVSEATTDVVAAEPRLPNLMRHMFGYRRISTSDPIRVG; encoded by the coding sequence ATGGGTTCAATGAgtcaaaaaattaaaattttcacAGAAGATGAGATTGCAAGCATTACTAGCAATTATAGCACTCTTATTGGAAAAGGTGGTTTTGGAGAAGTCTATAGAGGGGTCCTTGATGCTGACAATGATCTAGTCGCGGTGAAAAGGTGTTTCCGACAAGACTTGCGTGATGAGTTTATGGAAGAAGTAAACATCCACAGCATGATGAACCACAATAACGTGGTGAAGCTCATAGGGTACTGTGTTGGTGAAAGTACTCTGATGTTGGTAACAGACTATATCTCCAACGGAAACCTTGATGACATACTCTATAGAAGTGACGCTCCTATCCCTTTGGATGTAAGATTGGGCATTGCAATAGGGTGTGCAGAGGCACTGAGCTACATGCATTCGATGGATTCACCAAGTGACAACCATATTTATCATGGTGATATTAAACCAGCCAACATACTTTTAGATGACAATCTTACAACAAAAGTATCAGATTTTGGACTGTCAAGGTTTCTTTTCAGTGGTTCTACTCAGTTCACTACAACCTTAAAAGGAAGTATGGGTTACATGGATCCTGTATATTTTCATGAGGGGTGTCTGACCCCGAGAAGTGATGTATATAGCTTTGGTATAGTCCTCTTGGAACTGATAACTCGAAAAAGGGCAAAATATGGGGACGTTAACCTAATTCCTACATTCAATAAAGCCTGTGCCAAGGGGAAAGGATTGAAGGAACTATTTGATGCAGCAATAGCTGAGAAGGATAATATGAAGGTTCTTAAAGAACTGTGGAAATTAGCATCTCAATGCTTGTCACTGAACATCCATACACGTCCTCAAATGAATGAAGTGGCAAAATGCCTTCGGCTGCTCAAGAAAGATCTAAAGACTAGTCCACAATCCATATTGGCAACACACTCCATATGGGCCAAACCGTACACACAGAGCTCAAGGCCTCCTAGTTTTACGAAGAAATTGAGCTTTTTGAAGGGAAGTACTAGCTATTCTAAGATTCTATCTGAACTCTACAATGTAAGAACTTTTACAAAGGAGGAGATAAATGAAGTCACACATAATTACTCCTATCTACTCAGTGGAGGGACATCATCAGCAACTGAGGTTTATAAAGGAACACTTGAGGACAATACAATGGTGGCGGTGCATAAATTGATTTATGAGGACTCTGAAGAGGCATTCATCAACGGAGGGATGGTCGTATCAAAAATTGCCCATAAGAATATTGTCAAAATTTTGGGTTGTTGTTTGGAATCCCAAACTATTGCTTTTCTGTACGAGTATGTTGCTAAAGGCAGTATCTCTGACATTTTGGGTAGCCAGGAAGATTTTCCACTAGATTTGCGTATGAGGATCGCAATTAAGACTGCAGAAGCATTACAATACCTGCATTCATCAGAGACTGGTATCATCGGACATGGTAGTGTTTCAGCATCCACTATACTTCTTGATAATAACTTTGTACCGAAGCTCACAGAGTTTTCAAGGGCATGCATGCTTTTCAAGAAGAGTGAAAGTACTACTGGTGTAATTAGTAGCAGCCTTCTAGAAAAAGCTGTCAACAACGACCCGTCTCGCTATGGTTCTGTGTTGATGAACCTGGAAAGTGACGTGTACAGGTTTGGTGGTGTTCTCATGGCACTGATTAGTAGGGATAAGGATACTGATCATGATGACCTCCTCGCCAAATTCACAAGAGCATATGAGACGGAAAAAACCGGGAAGGCATTGTTCGATAAGGATATAACAGCCGAAGAAGATATCATTCTGCTTGAAGAGTTAGGGAGATTGGCACTGAAGTGTACCATTTTGAATGCAGACAAGATTTTTATGAGACCAACAATGAAGGAAGTGGCAGATGAACTTCAAACAATTAGGAGATCTTGGAAGGAACGCAGGACCGAGGCAGCTGCACAAGTATCTGAAGCTACTACAGATGTGGTGGCAGCAGAACCAAGATTGCCAAACCTGATGCGCCACATGTTCGGGTACCGTCGAATCTCCACCAGTGATCCCATACGTGTAGGCTAA